The Capsicum annuum cultivar UCD-10X-F1 unplaced genomic scaffold, UCD10Xv1.1 ctg78235, whole genome shotgun sequence sequence TTAGCTCAATCAGTTGTAATGTGTGGATTTCTGCAAACTCAATGGGTATCTCTTTCAAATATGTGCATTTTTTGAGCACAAGACGCTCAAGAACAGGAAAATTGTCATCTGTGGCTTTCCAGTACATGAGAAAACAATCTTCAATTAACAAAACCTTCAATCGAGTAAATCCTGTAACATTTGGATGCCATTCTTCTCCACGACAAGCATGAAACATCACCTTTAGCACCTCAAGGTTAGGCAATTCAGCTATAATGTCCATGTACGACCAACATAGATAATTTCTTTTCAACTTCAGCTTCTTGAGCGTTGCTGGAAAAGCTTTTGCACTTGCTGGCAAAAATCTACTAAAACAATAGATAAGACTCAATGTTTCAAGTTGCTGCAGATTGACAAGACTGTTGAGAAGCCCATTAGAGCGAATCTCATTTCCAGAGATTCCTATTTCTTTGACATTCTGAATCCCCATAATAACCTCATTCGTGAAACAACGTGGATGCAAGTAAGAAAAAGTTTGTATGTTTGAAAAAGCCATGTGACTCCCTTTGTCAGCAGATACGCTTGGGGGATTTGGCAGATAAAATTCGGGCAGTTTGAGATGCCTTAATTGCATTAGTCCCCAAATTTCCTCAGGAAAAGTAATAGTTATAACTGATCCATTAAGCCCTTGAACAATGAATGTCTGCAGAT is a genomic window containing:
- the LOC124885146 gene encoding putative late blight resistance protein homolog R1B-16; amino-acid sequence: MNDIVLGVSECGNLSMQKMQPYKRVTGDTIECYLYGLYRALLTPVHRQLRDHDNNDLLERTRSILSFHLKYSSFTVKSELIHFKLLRVLELRHREIDNFPVQILSLIWLRYLSLQCSRNLNIPPEICRLWNLQTFIVQGLNGSVITITFPEEIWGLMQLRHLKLPEFYLPNPPSVSADKGSHMAFSNIQTFSYLHPRCFTNEVIMGIQNVKEIGISGNEIRSNGLLNSLVNLQQLETLSLIYCFSRFLPASAKAFPATLKKLKLKRNYLCWSYMDIIAELPNLEVLKVMFHACRGEEWHPNVTGFTRLKVLLIEDCFLMYWKATDDNFPVLERLVLKKCTYLKEIPI